A region from the Malus domestica chromosome 07, GDT2T_hap1 genome encodes:
- the LOC114826117 gene encoding ras-related protein Rab11C-like — protein MAYKVDHEYDYLFKIVLIGDSGVGKSNILLRFTRNEFSLESKSTIGVEFATRTLQSTLFTMAKQGTSSTSFGKKRLKSLVLLMLVTEMNSSSC, from the exons ATGGCGTACAAGGTGGATCACGAATACGATTACCTCTTCAAGATTGTATTGATTGGAGATTCGGGTGTTGGAAAATCGAACATTCTTTTGAGGTTTACGAGGAATGAGTTTTCTTTGGAGTCTAAGTCCACCATTGGAGTTGAATTTGCAACTAGGACATTGCAG AGTACACTGTTCACAATGGCAAAACAGGGGACATCTTCTACTTCATTTGGGAAGAAGAG GTTGAAGTCACTGGTTTTATTAATGCTGGTGACTGAAATGAACTCAAGTTCATGTTAA